One Tessaracoccus lacteus DNA window includes the following coding sequences:
- a CDS encoding siderophore-interacting protein, which produces MPPRQRVLRHATVTATERVSPCLVRLTFASPDLAGADLPFTDHYIKILFPPAGAPYSAPFDPEVVRERCPEHAPVTRTYSLRTHDAESGTITVDFVEHGEDGLAGPWAARAKVGDEIGFFGPGGAWAPDAEHTSYVLAGDEAAAPAISAALESLPAGARAIAFLEVADDDSRFAVPEGEGVEVVWVARAGAPYGSRLAETVRAQAPTDKGVAWFVHGVAEMVKDLRRYLFVELGLDRANVSISGYWRTGMTEDGWQSSKREFVAGMEEQEAAALAGNLSA; this is translated from the coding sequence ATGCCACCGCGTCAGCGCGTCCTGCGCCATGCCACGGTCACCGCGACCGAACGGGTCTCCCCCTGCCTCGTCCGACTGACGTTCGCCAGCCCCGACCTGGCGGGGGCGGACCTGCCGTTCACCGACCATTACATCAAGATCCTGTTCCCGCCCGCGGGGGCGCCCTACTCGGCGCCGTTCGACCCTGAGGTTGTCCGTGAGCGGTGCCCGGAGCACGCGCCGGTGACCCGGACGTACTCGCTGCGGACGCACGACGCCGAGTCCGGGACGATCACCGTCGACTTCGTCGAGCACGGCGAAGACGGCCTGGCCGGCCCCTGGGCGGCGCGCGCGAAGGTGGGCGACGAGATCGGCTTCTTCGGTCCGGGCGGCGCGTGGGCGCCCGATGCGGAGCACACCAGCTACGTGCTGGCCGGCGATGAGGCCGCGGCGCCCGCGATCTCTGCCGCGCTGGAGTCGCTGCCCGCCGGCGCCCGCGCCATCGCATTCTTGGAGGTCGCCGACGACGACTCGCGCTTCGCTGTCCCGGAGGGCGAGGGCGTCGAGGTCGTCTGGGTCGCGCGCGCCGGTGCCCCGTACGGGTCGAGGCTGGCCGAGACCGTCCGCGCGCAGGCGCCCACCGACAAGGGCGTCGCCTGGTTCGTCCACGGCGTCGCAGAGATGGTCAAGGACCTGCGCCGCTACCTGTTCGTCGAGCTGGGCCTCGACCGCGCCAACGTGTCGATCTCCGGCTACTGGCGTACCGGCATGACGGAGGACGGCTGGCAGAGCTCCAAGCGCGAGTTCGTCGCCGGCATGG